A window from Fusobacterium sp. encodes these proteins:
- the trpS gene encoding tryptophan--tRNA ligase has product MKRSLSGIQPSGILHLGNYFGAISQFLKNQNSGEFEGFYFIADYHSLTSLTDPKSLKENTYNIVLDYLALGLDPEKSTIFLQSDIPEHVELSWLLSNVTPVGLLERGHSYKDKVAKGFTPNAGLLTYPVLMAADILIYDTDIVPVGKDQKQHLEMTRDIAMKFNQQYDVELFKLPDPLIMDDLAVIPGTDGQKMSKSYGNTINMFASKKELKKQVMSIVTDSTPLEEPKDPNNNIAKLYTLFASIEKQNELKEKFLAGNFGYGHAKTELLNAILEYFGKAREKREHLVENKDYVQEVLYEGAKKAKAIAREKIMRAKEAVGLIGDAYK; this is encoded by the coding sequence ATGAAAAGAAGTTTATCTGGTATTCAACCTAGTGGGATCCTTCATCTTGGAAACTACTTTGGTGCAATCAGCCAGTTTTTAAAAAATCAAAACAGTGGTGAATTTGAAGGATTTTATTTTATCGCTGACTATCATTCTCTTACTTCTCTTACTGACCCAAAATCTTTAAAAGAAAATACATATAATATTGTGCTTGATTATCTTGCTCTTGGATTAGATCCTGAAAAATCTACTATATTTCTTCAATCTGATATACCAGAACATGTTGAGCTTTCTTGGCTTCTTTCAAATGTCACTCCAGTAGGACTATTAGAAAGAGGTCATTCATATAAAGACAAAGTTGCTAAAGGCTTTACCCCAAATGCAGGTCTCTTGACTTATCCTGTCCTTATGGCTGCTGATATTCTTATTTACGATACTGATATTGTTCCAGTAGGAAAAGATCAAAAACAGCATCTTGAAATGACAAGGGATATAGCCATGAAGTTTAACCAACAATATGATGTTGAACTTTTTAAACTTCCTGATCCCCTTATAATGGATGATCTTGCAGTTATTCCAGGCACAGATGGGCAAAAGATGAGTAAATCTTATGGTAATACAATAAATATGTTTGCTTCTAAAAAAGAACTAAAAAAACAGGTTATGAGTATAGTCACTGACTCTACTCCTTTAGAGGAACCAAAAGACCCAAATAATAATATAGCTAAACTTTATACTCTTTTTGCTTCTATTGAAAAGCAAAATGAACTTAAAGAAAAATTCCTTGCTGGAAACTTTGGTTACGGTCATGCTAAAACTGAACTTTTAAATGCCATCCTTGAATACTTTGGAAAAGCCAGAGAAAAAAGAGAACATCTAGTAGAAAACAAGGATTATGTACAGGAAGTTCTTTATGAAGGAGCTAAAAAAGCTAAAGCTATTGCAAGAGAAAAAATAATGAGAGCAAAAGAAGCTGTAGGTCTTATAGGAGATGCTTATAAATAA
- the mglA gene encoding galactose/methyl galactoside ABC transporter ATP-binding protein MglA — MNNLEYILEMDNISKEFPGVKALDGANLKVRPHSVHALMGENGAGKSTLMKCLFGIYEKDSGKILFEGKEINFTSAKEALDNGVSMVHQELNQVLQRNVLDNIWLGRYPQKGFFIDEKKMYDNTKKIFEELEIDVDPHSKVADLAVSERQMIEIAKAVSYNSKIIVMDEPTSSLTEKEVEHLFKIINKLRDRGCGIVYISHKMEEIKAISDDITILRDGKWIATESVADLSTDQIINMMVGRDLTNRFPPKDNVVKECILKIDGLTAAKQPSINNIRFELHKGEILGIAGLVGAKRTDIVETIFGIREKVSGNIFLNGKEVKNKTPNEAIENGFALVTEERRATGIYSMLNVGFNSTISNLDRYLSKFRLLSDKGIKKDTQWVIDSMRVKTPSQSTSIGSLSGGNQQKVILGRWLLTEPDVLMLDEPTRGIDVLAKFEIYQLMIELAKKDKGIIMISSEMPELLGVTDRILVMSNGRVAGIVKTSETTQEEIMALSAKYL; from the coding sequence ATGAATAATTTAGAATATATACTAGAAATGGATAATATTTCTAAAGAGTTTCCGGGGGTAAAAGCATTAGATGGAGCTAATTTGAAAGTTAGACCTCATTCTGTTCATGCGCTTATGGGTGAAAATGGTGCTGGAAAATCAACTCTGATGAAATGTTTATTTGGGATTTATGAAAAAGATAGTGGAAAGATACTATTTGAAGGGAAAGAGATAAACTTTACTTCTGCAAAAGAAGCCCTTGATAATGGAGTATCAATGGTTCACCAAGAACTTAATCAGGTACTTCAAAGAAATGTACTTGATAATATATGGCTTGGAAGATATCCTCAAAAAGGATTTTTTATTGATGAGAAAAAAATGTATGATAATACTAAAAAAATATTTGAAGAGCTTGAAATAGATGTAGATCCACATTCAAAAGTAGCTGATCTTGCTGTTTCAGAAAGACAAATGATAGAAATTGCAAAGGCAGTATCTTATAATTCGAAAATAATCGTGATGGACGAACCTACTTCTTCACTTACTGAAAAAGAGGTAGAACATCTGTTTAAAATAATTAATAAATTAAGAGACAGAGGTTGTGGAATAGTATATATCTCTCATAAAATGGAAGAGATAAAGGCTATATCAGATGATATTACTATTCTTAGAGATGGTAAATGGATAGCAACAGAATCTGTTGCTGATCTTTCAACTGATCAAATAATAAACATGATGGTAGGAAGAGATTTAACTAATCGTTTTCCTCCAAAAGACAATGTAGTAAAAGAATGTATTTTAAAAATAGATGGGCTTACAGCTGCAAAGCAGCCATCTATTAATAATATTAGGTTTGAACTTCATAAAGGAGAAATATTAGGAATAGCAGGATTAGTTGGAGCAAAAAGAACTGATATTGTAGAAACAATATTTGGTATAAGAGAAAAAGTATCTGGAAATATATTTTTAAATGGAAAGGAAGTTAAAAATAAAACTCCAAATGAAGCAATAGAAAATGGATTTGCCTTAGTAACAGAAGAGCGTAGAGCTACGGGTATCTATAGTATGTTAAATGTAGGTTTTAATTCTACTATTTCAAATTTAGATAGATATTTAAGTAAATTTCGTTTATTAAGTGATAAGGGAATTAAAAAAGATACACAATGGGTAATTGATAGTATGAGGGTAAAGACACCTTCTCAATCAACAAGTATAGGATCTCTGTCTGGAGGTAATCAACAGAAAGTAATATTAGGAAGATGGTTATTGACTGAACCAGATGTACTTATGCTAGATGAGCCTACAAGAGGAATAGATGTTTTAGCAAAATTTGAAATTTATCAACTTATGATAGAACTTGCTAAAAAAGATAAAGGAATTATTATGATTTCTTCTGAAATGCCTGAGCTTTTAGGAGTAACAGATAGAATACTTGTTATGAGCAATGGAAGAGTTGCTGGAATAGTAAAGACATCTGAAACAACTCAAGAAGAAATAATGGCTTTATCAGCAAAATATCTATAG
- a CDS encoding L-threonylcarbamoyladenylate synthase, which produces MNKTKYTSFNVDYDKIGELLKEGNLIIYPTDTVYGVGGIIDSDEAITKIYKAKERSFKSPLIVLVSDVSKIEKIAYIEEKNKEKIEKLMKEFWPGGLTIILNKKNNVPDIMVSDGKTVGIRMPDLDISLKIIEKAGGLLPTTSANISGETTPRSYDELSESFKERVEILVDGGKCPIGNASTIIDMSDKPKILRVGAISIEDIEKVIGKINGEEIN; this is translated from the coding sequence ATGAACAAAACTAAATATACTTCTTTTAATGTTGACTATGATAAAATAGGAGAGCTCTTAAAAGAAGGAAATTTGATAATTTATCCTACTGATACTGTATATGGTGTAGGGGGGATAATAGATTCAGATGAAGCTATTACTAAAATTTACAAAGCTAAAGAGAGAAGTTTTAAATCACCTCTTATAGTTTTAGTAAGTGATGTATCTAAAATAGAAAAAATAGCATATATTGAAGAAAAGAATAAAGAAAAAATAGAAAAGTTAATGAAAGAATTTTGGCCTGGAGGACTTACTATTATATTAAATAAAAAAAATAATGTTCCTGATATAATGGTATCAGATGGAAAAACTGTAGGAATTAGAATGCCTGATCTTGATATTTCTTTAAAAATAATAGAAAAAGCAGGAGGGTTGTTACCTACTACAAGTGCAAATATATCTGGTGAGACAACACCAAGAAGTTATGATGAACTTTCAGAAAGTTTTAAAGAAAGAGTAGAGATACTAGTTGATGGAGGAAAATGTCCAATAGGAAATGCCTCAACTATAATAGATATGAGTGATAAACCTAAAATACTTAGAGTGGGAGCTATATCTATTGAAGATATAGAAAAAGTTATTGGAAAAATAAATGGGGAGGAAATAAATTAA
- a CDS encoding aminoglycoside phosphotransferase family protein, with product MLFSFKDIPFSENWVNISEIKKGWSSDKKYYIETNDNEKLLLRISNIKFYENKKNEFQFIKKINTLDFTMSKALYFGKDIHYSYVYMILNWIVGKPLEEILPYLSEKKQYLLGIEAGQILKKIHSIQVEKKDIPPNKEKYHLWKLENFEKSSNRVKNDSKVLKYVRDNIDLATSSAAVYLHGDFHVGNLILTPDEHIGVIDFNRYSCGNRYEEFFKLQSFSIENSIPFSIGQIHGYFNNEPSYEFWENFSFYCALSSLISIVWAENFDDNEINGMKNRYYKTYDHFDGFDKIIPSWYITKKEISF from the coding sequence ATGCTTTTTTCATTTAAGGATATTCCTTTTTCAGAAAATTGGGTAAATATATCTGAAATAAAAAAAGGATGGTCAAGTGACAAAAAATATTATATCGAAACTAATGATAATGAAAAACTTCTTCTGCGTATTTCTAATATTAAATTTTATGAAAATAAAAAAAATGAATTTCAATTTATAAAAAAAATAAACACCTTAGATTTCACAATGTCTAAGGCTTTATATTTCGGAAAAGATATTCATTATTCTTATGTGTATATGATATTAAATTGGATTGTGGGAAAACCATTAGAAGAAATCCTACCTTATTTATCTGAAAAGAAACAATATCTTTTGGGAATTGAAGCTGGTCAAATATTAAAAAAAATTCATTCTATCCAAGTAGAAAAAAAAGATATCCCTCCAAATAAAGAAAAATATCATCTCTGGAAATTAGAAAATTTTGAAAAAAGTTCCAATAGAGTTAAAAATGATTCTAAGGTTTTAAAATATGTTAGAGATAATATAGATTTGGCAACCTCCTCTGCCGCTGTTTATCTCCATGGTGATTTTCATGTTGGGAATCTCATTCTTACCCCAGATGAACATATAGGTGTTATTGACTTTAATCGTTACAGTTGCGGCAATAGATATGAAGAGTTTTTTAAATTACAAAGTTTCAGTATAGAAAATAGCATTCCTTTTTCTATTGGACAAATTCATGGTTATTTCAACAATGAACCATCTTATGAATTTTGGGAAAATTTTTCTTTTTATTGTGCTCTTTCATCTTTAATTTCAATAGTTTGGGCAGAAAATTTTGATGACAATGAAATTAATGGAATGAAAAACAGGTATTATAAAACCTATGACCATTTTGATGGATTTGACAAGATTATTCCGTCTTGGTATATAACAAAAAAAGAAATATCTTTTTAA
- a CDS encoding ribose-phosphate pyrophosphokinase yields the protein MVKSENVKIFAGTSNVTLAAKIAERYGLPLGEAEVVRFKDGEVFVKIDETVRGRDVFVVQSTSEPVNENLMELLIFIDALKRASAKSINVIIPYYGYARQDRKSSPREPITSKLVANLLTKSGANRIVAMDLHADQIQGFFDIPVDHMQALPLMVKYFMKKGLYGDDVVVVSPDIGGVKRARKLAEWLDCKIAIIDKRRPKPNMSEVMNLIGEVQGKTAIFIDDMIDTAGTITNGAAAIIGRGAKEAYACCTHAVFSDPAIERLAASPLKEVIVTDSIALPERKKLDKVTVLSVDEIFSEAINRIVNNQSVSELFEKAETKRNVK from the coding sequence ATGGTTAAATCTGAAAATGTTAAGATTTTTGCTGGAACATCAAATGTGACTTTAGCTGCAAAAATTGCTGAGAGGTATGGGCTGCCGTTAGGAGAAGCAGAAGTAGTTAGATTTAAAGATGGTGAAGTTTTTGTTAAAATTGATGAAACTGTTAGAGGTAGAGATGTTTTTGTGGTGCAATCGACTTCTGAACCTGTTAATGAAAATTTAATGGAACTTTTGATTTTTATTGATGCACTTAAAAGAGCTTCTGCAAAAAGTATCAATGTCATTATTCCTTATTATGGATATGCAAGACAGGATAGAAAATCTAGTCCTAGAGAACCAATTACTTCTAAATTAGTAGCAAATTTATTAACAAAATCAGGAGCTAACAGAATTGTTGCCATGGACCTACATGCTGATCAAATACAAGGATTTTTTGATATCCCAGTAGATCATATGCAAGCCTTACCATTAATGGTAAAATATTTCATGAAAAAAGGACTTTATGGAGATGATGTAGTAGTAGTTTCTCCAGATATTGGTGGAGTAAAGAGAGCTAGAAAACTAGCAGAGTGGTTAGATTGTAAAATAGCTATTATTGATAAAAGAAGACCAAAACCGAATATGTCAGAAGTTATGAATCTTATAGGAGAAGTTCAAGGAAAAACTGCTATATTTATAGATGATATGATTGATACAGCTGGTACTATTACAAATGGTGCTGCTGCTATAATAGGCAGAGGAGCAAAAGAAGCTTATGCTTGCTGTACACATGCAGTATTTTCTGATCCTGCTATTGAAAGATTGGCTGCATCTCCTTTAAAAGAAGTTATAGTAACTGATTCCATTGCTCTACCAGAAAGAAAAAAATTAGATAAGGTAACTGTTCTTTCAGTTGATGAAATTTTTTCAGAAGCTATTAACAGAATTGTAAATAATCAATCAGTTTCTGAATTATTCGAAAAAGCCGAAACAAAAAGAAATGTTAAATAA
- the murI gene encoding glutamate racemase: MKKDYSIGVFDSGVGGTTVLKIMAEILPHENMIYYADSGNAPYGKKTTEELQSLCFNIMDFFLKNRCKAVVIACNTATAAALTAIKERYDIPVIGVITPGSRAAINISKNGHIAVLATPFTANSNAYEKEIKKFDKKASVYQEGCSELCTMIEEGWETFENRGDILDRHISQFPGSADTLILGCTHYPIIKKDIEKYFSGKIVDPAKETVAELIDTLRDDDLLNNSKERGKIEFFVSGNKEQFRKIAEKFLGFEVKKLYQIEK, from the coding sequence ATGAAGAAAGATTATAGTATTGGAGTATTTGACTCTGGAGTTGGTGGCACAACTGTACTAAAGATAATGGCAGAAATATTACCCCATGAAAATATGATATATTATGCTGATAGTGGGAATGCTCCATATGGAAAAAAAACAACAGAGGAATTACAAAGTTTATGTTTTAATATAATGGATTTTTTTTTGAAAAATAGATGTAAAGCTGTAGTTATAGCATGTAACACAGCTACAGCTGCTGCTTTAACTGCAATAAAAGAAAGATATGATATACCTGTAATAGGAGTGATAACTCCAGGTTCAAGAGCAGCGATAAATATAAGTAAAAATGGGCATATTGCTGTATTAGCAACTCCTTTTACTGCCAACTCAAATGCTTATGAAAAAGAAATAAAAAAATTTGATAAAAAAGCTTCTGTATATCAAGAGGGATGTTCTGAACTTTGTACTATGATAGAAGAGGGATGGGAAACTTTTGAAAATAGAGGAGATATTTTAGATAGACATATATCACAATTTCCAGGTTCAGCAGATACACTGATATTAGGGTGTACTCATTATCCTATTATAAAAAAAGATATAGAAAAATATTTTTCTGGAAAAATAGTTGATCCAGCAAAAGAAACTGTTGCTGAACTTATTGATACATTGAGAGATGATGATTTGTTAAATAACTCTAAAGAGAGAGGAAAGATTGAATTTTTTGTCAGTGGAAATAAGGAACAATTCAGAAAAATAGCAGAGAAGTTTTTAGGATTTGAAGTTAAAAAACTTTATCAGATAGAGAAATAA
- the glmU gene encoding bifunctional UDP-N-acetylglucosamine diphosphorylase/glucosamine-1-phosphate N-acetyltransferase GlmU — MKLKTLILAAGKGTRMKSELPKVIHKVNGIPMISKIIKVLEVLKPEENILILGHKKEEVLKVVGENADYVVQIEQLGTGHAVLQAKDKLKDYDGDIMVLCGDTPLLREKTLEELYKFHKETNSVTTILTSIYNNPFGYGRIVKENGLVKAIVEEKEADDEVKKIKEVNAGVYCFKGKELFEALSKINNNNEKGEYYLTDVIGIQVKEGKQVQGYILNDNIEILGVNSKVELAQASKVLRDRKNIELMEKGAILIDPVAVYIEEDVEIGRDTVVYPGVILQGKTIIGENCQILGSTRIIDSILGNDIKVESSVIEDSILENGVTMGPFAHLRPKSHLKEKVHIGNFVEVKKSILEKGVKAGHLTYLGDAQIGEDTNIGAGTITCNYDGKNKFKTVIGKNSFIGSDSMLVAPVIIGENALIGAGSVITKDVPDNSLAVSRSKQIIKNDWRK; from the coding sequence ATGAAATTGAAAACATTGATTCTTGCTGCTGGGAAAGGTACTAGGATGAAGTCAGAACTTCCTAAAGTTATACATAAAGTAAATGGGATTCCAATGATTTCTAAAATAATTAAAGTTTTAGAAGTATTAAAACCTGAAGAAAATATACTTATTTTAGGGCATAAAAAAGAAGAAGTTTTGAAGGTGGTAGGAGAAAATGCAGACTATGTAGTACAAATTGAACAACTTGGAACAGGACATGCAGTACTACAGGCAAAAGATAAATTAAAAGATTATGATGGAGATATAATGGTGCTTTGTGGAGATACTCCTCTATTGAGAGAAAAAACTCTAGAAGAACTTTATAAATTTCATAAAGAAACTAATTCAGTAACAACTATACTTACTTCTATCTACAATAATCCATTCGGGTATGGAAGAATAGTAAAAGAAAATGGATTAGTTAAGGCAATAGTTGAAGAAAAAGAAGCAGATGATGAAGTTAAAAAAATAAAAGAGGTCAATGCTGGAGTATATTGTTTTAAAGGAAAAGAACTTTTTGAGGCTCTTTCAAAAATAAATAATAATAATGAAAAGGGTGAGTATTACTTAACTGATGTAATAGGAATACAAGTAAAAGAAGGGAAACAAGTACAAGGTTATATATTGAATGATAATATAGAAATACTTGGTGTAAATTCAAAAGTGGAACTAGCACAAGCTTCTAAAGTGTTAAGGGATAGAAAAAATATAGAACTTATGGAGAAGGGAGCTATTCTTATAGATCCAGTTGCTGTGTATATAGAAGAAGATGTAGAAATAGGCAGAGATACTGTTGTTTATCCAGGAGTAATTTTACAGGGAAAAACAATAATTGGAGAAAATTGTCAAATTTTAGGAAGTACCAGAATAATTGACAGCATTTTAGGAAATGATATTAAGGTGGAAAGTTCAGTAATAGAAGATAGTATATTAGAAAATGGAGTAACTATGGGGCCTTTTGCACATTTGAGACCAAAGAGCCATTTAAAAGAAAAAGTACATATTGGAAATTTTGTAGAGGTAAAAAAATCTATTCTGGAAAAAGGAGTAAAAGCTGGTCATCTAACTTATTTAGGAGATGCTCAGATTGGGGAAGACACAAATATTGGAGCAGGAACTATAACTTGTAACTATGATGGAAAAAACAAGTTTAAAACTGTTATAGGAAAGAATTCTTTTATTGGAAGTGATTCTATGCTAGTAGCTCCAGTAATCATTGGGGAAAATGCTCTGATAGGAGCAGGGTCAGTAATAACTAAAGATGTTCCTGATAACTCATTGGCTGTATCAAGAAGTAAACAAATTATTAAAAATGATTGGAGGAAATAA
- a CDS encoding J domain-containing protein: MIYSVSLVFILIIFLFIGMTFGFNRAVAFIPVLFIIFLLVAFLGWFAINFFWLILLVMLINYIKNQGQPKSTKKKTYYYKFERTEDFDEFFRQAGQQSGGYSYGGSNGNPFGYAEDKTKYYKILGVNSNATKDEIKKAYRELVKQHHPDKFVNASESDKAYHENRIKEINEAYDKLSKDFS, translated from the coding sequence ATGATATATAGTGTTTCATTAGTATTTATACTAATAATATTTTTATTTATAGGGATGACATTTGGATTTAATAGAGCAGTAGCGTTCATTCCAGTTCTATTTATCATCTTTTTACTTGTTGCATTTCTTGGATGGTTTGCAATAAATTTTTTCTGGTTGATACTCCTTGTGATGTTGATAAATTATATCAAGAATCAAGGTCAACCTAAGAGTACCAAAAAGAAAACTTATTATTATAAATTTGAAAGAACAGAGGATTTTGATGAGTTTTTTCGTCAGGCTGGACAACAGAGTGGAGGTTATTCTTATGGGGGAAGTAATGGAAACCCATTTGGATATGCTGAAGACAAAACTAAGTATTATAAAATTTTAGGTGTTAACTCTAATGCAACAAAAGATGAGATAAAAAAAGCATATAGAGAACTTGTGAAACAACATCATCCAGATAAATTTGTTAATGCAAGTGAAAGTGATAAAGCATACCATGAAAACAGAATAAAAGAGATAAATGAAGCTTATGATAAATTATCAAAGGATTTTTCTTAG
- the mglB gene encoding galactose/glucose ABC transporter substrate-binding protein MglB translates to MKKTSLILGALLLVAGLTGCGDKKEAAPADTASAPKAEKKLRIGFTAYKFDDNFIALYRKVVLDEAKKIENKVDLTMVDSQNSQQTQNDQIDVMLSKGTDALAVNLVDPAAGQTVMEKIKAENVPVVFYNKKPAKEVLEAYEKAYYVGIDPNAQGIAQGELIMKAWKANPDLDLNKDGKIQYVMIKGEPGHPDAEARTIYSIKTLNDNGIETEELHLDAAMWDTAQAKDKMDAWLSGPNGDKIEVVICNNDGMALGAIESMKAVGKKLPVFGVDALPEAIVKIEAGEMAGTVLNDAKGQGRATWDMVVNLAEGKAPTEGTEWKLDEKEILIPSIGIDKDNVADFK, encoded by the coding sequence ATGAAAAAAACAAGTTTAATACTAGGAGCACTATTATTAGTGGCAGGTTTAACTGGATGTGGTGATAAAAAAGAAGCTGCTCCAGCAGATACAGCATCAGCACCAAAAGCAGAAAAAAAATTAAGAATAGGTTTCACAGCTTATAAGTTTGATGATAACTTTATCGCGTTATACAGAAAAGTTGTATTAGATGAAGCTAAGAAAATAGAAAATAAAGTGGACTTAACAATGGTTGATTCTCAAAATAGTCAACAAACTCAAAATGATCAAATTGATGTAATGCTTTCTAAGGGAACAGATGCATTAGCAGTTAATTTAGTTGATCCAGCAGCTGGACAAACAGTAATGGAAAAAATTAAAGCAGAAAATGTACCAGTTGTATTCTATAATAAAAAACCTGCAAAAGAAGTTTTAGAAGCTTATGAAAAAGCTTATTATGTGGGAATTGACCCTAATGCTCAAGGAATAGCTCAAGGTGAACTTATCATGAAAGCTTGGAAAGCCAATCCAGATTTAGATTTAAACAAAGATGGAAAGATTCAATATGTAATGATTAAAGGTGAACCTGGACATCCAGATGCTGAAGCAAGAACAATTTATTCAATCAAAACTTTAAATGATAATGGAATAGAAACTGAAGAATTACATTTAGACGCTGCAATGTGGGATACAGCACAAGCAAAAGATAAAATGGATGCATGGTTATCAGGACCTAATGGAGATAAAATTGAAGTTGTTATTTGTAACAATGATGGAATGGCTTTAGGAGCTATTGAGTCAATGAAAGCTGTTGGAAAAAAACTTCCAGTATTTGGAGTAGATGCTTTACCAGAAGCAATTGTTAAAATTGAAGCAGGAGAAATGGCTGGAACTGTTCTTAATGATGCTAAAGGACAAGGAAGAGCTACTTGGGATATGGTAGTTAACCTAGCAGAAGGAAAAGCTCCAACTGAAGGAACTGAATGGAAATTAGATGAGAAAGAAATTTTAATACCTAGTATTGGAATTGACAAAGATAATGTAGCAGACTTCAAATAA
- a CDS encoding ROK family protein — protein MDYYVGVDLGGTNTKIGLLNIEGDILKSSIIKTLSSEGVDKTMERIWIVIQELAKETDVNIENIKGIGMGIPGPVEDQSIVAFFANFPWGTNVNIKEKLEKITGIETKLDNDANIIALGEAKYGAAKGSKSSVTVALGTGIGGGIYVNGMLISGYKGAGGEVGHMKIVKDGRLCGCGQKGCFEAYASATGLIREAVSRLTVNKQNLLYTMIEGNIAGLEAKDIFDAAKEGDIFSLDLVDYEAEYLAMGIANILNIVNPETIVLGGGVALAGDILLNPLRKKLEKYALPVTLEDLKIVQGVLGNEAGIKGAVGLFS, from the coding sequence ATGGATTATTATGTGGGAGTAGATTTAGGAGGAACAAACACTAAAATAGGATTATTAAATATAGAAGGAGATATATTAAAAAGTTCTATTATAAAAACACTTTCATCAGAAGGTGTAGATAAGACTATGGAAAGAATATGGATAGTGATACAAGAACTTGCAAAGGAAACAGATGTAAATATAGAAAATATAAAAGGAATAGGAATGGGAATTCCTGGTCCTGTTGAGGATCAAAGTATAGTAGCTTTTTTTGCAAATTTTCCTTGGGGAACTAATGTGAATATAAAAGAAAAACTTGAAAAAATAACTGGAATAGAAACAAAGTTAGATAATGATGCTAATATTATAGCTTTGGGAGAAGCTAAATATGGAGCTGCTAAAGGAAGTAAAAGCAGTGTAACAGTAGCTCTTGGTACAGGTATTGGAGGAGGAATATATGTAAATGGTATGCTTATATCTGGATATAAAGGTGCTGGTGGAGAAGTAGGACATATGAAAATAGTAAAAGATGGAAGACTATGTGGATGCGGACAGAAAGGATGCTTTGAAGCATATGCGTCTGCAACTGGTTTGATAAGAGAGGCAGTTTCAAGACTTACTGTGAATAAACAGAATCTTCTTTATACTATGATAGAAGGAAACATAGCAGGACTTGAGGCAAAGGATATATTTGATGCTGCAAAAGAAGGAGATATTTTTTCCTTGGATCTTGTAGATTATGAAGCAGAATATTTGGCTATGGGTATAGCTAATATTTTAAATATAGTAAATCCAGAAACTATAGTTTTAGGAGGAGGAGTTGCTTTAGCAGGAGATATATTGCTTAATCCTCTTAGAAAAAAATTAGAAAAGTATGCTCTTCCAGTTACACTAGAAGACTTAAAGATTGTTCAAGGAGTATTAGGAAATGAGGCAGGAATTAAAGGAGCAGTTGGACTTTTTTCGTAA